One Alnus glutinosa chromosome 3, dhAlnGlut1.1, whole genome shotgun sequence genomic region harbors:
- the LOC133864514 gene encoding protein TIFY 10A-like — MLKTGKATEKSNFAQTCNLLSQYVKEKGRMGDISRGMNRKLEPKEKPETSDLPAATTMDLLINMENSAEALRQNTVSPSNAQSRDFLQQFGCFDPSNSSDMASSKADFRKPAIKEAVTAQMTIFYAGQVLVFNDFQADKAREIMALARKGCSYTSGMDKVNSGSSIAASSQRNTTQQSLQQQSQAIDSDLPIARRASLHRFLEKRKDRAAAKAPYQSNPPSEAPPKPKESNPWIELEYQSSKQLELKL; from the exons ATGTTGAAGACCGGAAAGGCAACGGAGAAGTCCAATTTCGCTCAGACATGCAACCTCCTGAGCCAGTACGTGAAGGAGAAAGGAAGGATGGGCGATATTAGCCGTGGAATGAATAGGAAACTGGAGCCTAAAg AAAAACCCGAAACATCTGATCTGCCAGCGGCAACCACTATGGATTTATTAATAAACATGGAAAATTCAGCTGAAGCTTTGAGACAAAACACCGTGTCTCCTTCAAATGCGCAATCCAGGGATTTTCTTCAACAGTTTGGTTGTTTCGATCCCTCAAACTCGAGCGACATGGCTTCTAGTAAGGCTGATTTCAG GAAACCGGCGATCAAGGAGGCTGTAACAGCCCAGATGACTATTTTTTACGCCGGCCAAGTACTAGTATTCAACGACTTTCAGGCCGACAAGGCAAGGGAGATCATGGCTTTGGCCAGAAAGGGATGCTCTTATACTTCTGGCATGGACAAAGTTAATTCAGGAAGTTCTATTGCAGCCTCGTCCCAAAGGAATACCACCCAACAAAGCCTTCAACAACAATCTCAAGCTATTGATTCTG aTTTGCCAATTGCAAGAAGAGCTTCACTTCACCGGTTCTTGGAGAAGAGGAAGGATAG GGCGGCGGCAAAAGCACCATATCAAAGCAACCCACCTTCCGAAGCTCCTCCCAAGCCCAAGGAAAGCAACCCATGGATTGAGCTAGAATATCAATCTTCAAAACAACTCGAGCTTAAGTTATAA